The following proteins come from a genomic window of Nitrospira sp.:
- a CDS encoding CRISPR-associated protein Cas2 codes for MRHYYLVAYDIADPKRLRRVFKTMKGFGAHLQLSVFQCDLPDIDLIRMKAVLTEIIDQREDQVLIIDLGSTDSNPVKRIEAMGIKADVDERRARVL; via the coding sequence ATGAGACATTATTATCTCGTCGCCTACGATATTGCTGATCCGAAGCGTCTTCGCCGCGTGTTCAAAACCATGAAAGGTTTCGGCGCGCATTTGCAGCTCTCGGTGTTCCAATGCGATCTCCCGGACATCGATCTGATACGAATGAAAGCGGTCTTGACGGAGATCATCGACCAGCGAGAAGATCAAGTTCTCATCATTGATCTGGGCTCGACCGACAGTAATCCGGTGAAGCGAATTGAAGCGATGGGGATTAAGGCTGATGTGGATGAACGGCGCGCTCGAGTCCTTTGA
- a CDS encoding Transcriptional regulator, YafY family produces the protein MPRNDQAVRQLIVLKKLELSRHGLTLEQLAESIDPSAARHSRTLRRDLDAIESAGWPLQTERIDGRTRWKLLEGARQAPALRLSTTEVMALTLSRKLIAPLEGTVVHASLQSALNKASATLPPEGLTLVQQLEDTFSVGLGPHKRYKRHREIVERVTRAIADKKRIQMRYDSASRGRVTRREVDPYRLWYASGGLYLIGYCHLRKEPRMFAVERIKSVTPTELPYQIPLHFDFDAFVEDSLTVMRGPRIDVELEFDKPTAAWAKHRVWHSSQELKRLPGGKLRMTLSVADSRELVGWVLSFGSGVRVARPESLRTTVKQEAAKIVSSV, from the coding sequence ATGCCGCGCAACGACCAGGCCGTTCGGCAGCTCATCGTTCTCAAAAAATTGGAATTGTCCAGGCATGGATTGACGTTGGAACAACTCGCCGAATCGATCGATCCCTCGGCAGCCCGTCATTCTCGAACGTTGCGGAGAGACCTCGACGCGATCGAATCGGCCGGGTGGCCCCTGCAGACGGAAAGGATTGACGGGCGGACGCGGTGGAAACTGTTGGAAGGAGCGCGCCAGGCGCCGGCCTTGCGTCTATCGACCACGGAGGTGATGGCGCTGACCCTCAGCCGCAAGCTCATCGCACCCCTTGAAGGCACCGTCGTGCATGCGTCGTTGCAATCGGCGTTGAACAAAGCCTCCGCGACGCTGCCGCCGGAAGGACTGACCCTGGTCCAGCAACTCGAGGACACGTTTTCCGTCGGCCTCGGCCCGCATAAACGCTACAAGCGCCACCGGGAGATTGTCGAGCGCGTCACCCGTGCCATCGCCGATAAAAAACGGATTCAGATGCGTTACGACTCCGCTTCGCGCGGGCGCGTGACCCGGCGTGAAGTCGATCCGTATCGCCTCTGGTATGCCTCCGGCGGCCTCTATCTCATCGGGTATTGCCATCTCCGCAAAGAGCCGCGCATGTTCGCCGTCGAGCGGATCAAATCCGTCACGCCGACCGAGTTGCCGTACCAAATTCCATTGCATTTCGACTTCGATGCCTTCGTGGAAGACTCGCTCACGGTCATGCGAGGGCCGCGCATCGACGTCGAACTGGAATTCGACAAGCCGACGGCAGCCTGGGCCAAACATCGTGTCTGGCATTCGAGTCAAGAGCTGAAACGGCTGCCGGGCGGCAAGCTGCGGATGACGCTGTCCGTCGCCGACAGCCGCGAACTCGTCGGATGGGTGCTCAGCTTCGGGAGCGGGGTGCGGGTCGCGCGGCCGGAGTCTTTGCGAACAACAGTTAAGCAGGAGGCGGCGAAGATCGTGTCATCCGTGTGA
- a CDS encoding CRISPR-associated helicase Cas3 — translation MNNRDAFVRWFEQATGHEPYPFQIRFACEPTLPQLVDVPTGMGKTAMAVLGWLWRRPNLKTM, via the coding sequence ATGAACAATCGAGACGCATTTGTACGCTGGTTCGAGCAAGCGACAGGCCATGAGCCTTACCCATTTCAGATCCGCTTTGCCTGTGAGCCTACGCTGCCTCAATTGGTGGATGTGCCGACGGGGATGGGGAAGACCGCGATGGCGGTGTTGGGGTGGCTATGGCGGAGGCCTAATTTGAAAACGATGTGA
- a CDS encoding CRISPR-associated protein Csb1, whose translation MGETLTLERLKQAVSSSAAAFRCVTEYQPAGGPGDKVFPPTYEGGKYATEKRVLKDGKVVDCVLLDSVQSQANRMESALLDAWEAGRFKPHSLPMVQVKFEFEVRGVKKAIRITSLDAPHRVADALFRDSLREEDGRKVLFRQSSKGRVLDSADLRNATGLFGLCPTALLFGLWDSTGPRRGLGAKFQRAIVSEIVGMNAQLGKTTGGKVDHLNILKSAGPLFQRQESSDSLPNWTLDESLAREKDSAKLKIGKEGKPSEANLGGVTPDYAYAKDKRNNIIRESDGTPRIKGGFTISEAIQTTVISLTGLRRLRFPLKDKKNDELVKANQTAHTVLAALGLCAATLAREEGSDLRSRCQLVPAGPFVWNLLSGPDKETPFELSGENAVQLLNDAVAEAKMASLPWEQNVIELTPSADLLALVRRSHEIVAEGEEGDE comes from the coding sequence ATGGGTGAAACGTTAACATTGGAGAGGTTAAAGCAAGCGGTGAGTAGTTCAGCGGCAGCGTTCCGTTGCGTAACTGAGTATCAGCCTGCCGGGGGGCCAGGCGACAAGGTATTTCCTCCGACTTACGAGGGCGGAAAGTATGCGACGGAGAAACGAGTCCTAAAAGATGGCAAGGTCGTGGACTGCGTGTTGTTGGATTCGGTGCAATCTCAGGCGAATAGAATGGAGTCGGCGCTGCTTGATGCATGGGAGGCGGGACGCTTCAAACCTCACTCGCTTCCGATGGTGCAGGTGAAATTTGAGTTCGAAGTGAGAGGAGTAAAGAAAGCCATCAGAATAACGAGTCTTGATGCTCCCCACCGTGTTGCTGACGCCCTGTTTCGGGATAGCCTGCGTGAAGAAGATGGTCGGAAGGTGCTCTTTCGTCAATCGAGCAAGGGCAGGGTTCTTGATTCGGCTGATCTCAGGAATGCGACCGGGCTGTTCGGTCTCTGTCCGACGGCATTGCTGTTCGGCTTGTGGGACTCTACCGGACCTCGCCGTGGTCTCGGCGCGAAGTTCCAACGAGCAATTGTATCGGAGATTGTCGGCATGAATGCCCAACTGGGCAAAACGACCGGTGGCAAGGTCGATCACTTGAACATCCTAAAGAGTGCAGGGCCTCTTTTTCAACGTCAGGAGTCATCTGACTCCCTTCCCAATTGGACCTTGGATGAGTCACTTGCCCGAGAAAAAGATAGTGCCAAACTGAAGATCGGCAAGGAGGGTAAGCCGTCCGAAGCCAATCTTGGCGGTGTAACCCCTGATTATGCATATGCCAAAGACAAGAGAAACAACATTATTCGAGAAAGCGATGGAACACCTCGCATCAAAGGTGGGTTCACCATCAGCGAGGCTATCCAAACCACTGTGATTTCACTGACAGGATTGCGGCGGTTGCGCTTTCCTCTCAAGGATAAGAAGAATGACGAATTGGTAAAGGCGAATCAGACCGCGCACACCGTATTGGCTGCACTTGGTCTCTGTGCAGCCACACTGGCGCGTGAGGAGGGCTCTGACCTCCGATCTCGTTGCCAACTCGTCCCTGCCGGTCCTTTTGTCTGGAACCTACTGAGTGGACCAGACAAGGAGACACCATTCGAGTTGTCAGGCGAGAATGCTGTGCAGCTACTCAATGATGCCGTCGCCGAAGCAAAGATGGCAAGCTTGCCGTGGGAGCAGAACGTGATCGAACTTACTCCATCTGCTGACCTGCTTGCGTTGGTACGTCGAAGTCACGAAATTGTGGCTGAAGGCGAAGAAGGAGATGAATGA
- a CDS encoding Uma2 family endonuclease: MAAPAVQTKRWTRREYDRMAEAGFFTQGDRVQLIEGDIVTMTPQNSPHASAIGKTERVLERLFGMNVWVRVQMPLIVDPDSEPEPDLAVVPGTPDDYRDEHPRSALLVVEVSDTTLALDRDRKRAIYARAGISEYWIVNLAERCLEVYRDPIAVPGQASVYRSAQKLTPADSLVPLAAPAATVTVADLLP; this comes from the coding sequence ATGGCCGCCCCTGCCGTACAAACAAAGCGCTGGACCCGCCGGGAATACGACCGTATGGCCGAAGCGGGGTTTTTCACTCAGGGTGACCGCGTCCAATTGATTGAGGGTGATATCGTCACGATGACTCCTCAAAACAGTCCACATGCGTCAGCGATCGGAAAAACGGAACGGGTTCTAGAGCGTCTCTTCGGAATGAACGTCTGGGTGCGCGTGCAAATGCCGCTCATCGTCGATCCTGATTCAGAACCGGAGCCGGACCTGGCGGTCGTCCCGGGAACGCCTGATGATTACCGCGACGAACATCCGCGGTCGGCTTTGCTTGTCGTGGAAGTATCCGATACCACCCTGGCATTGGATCGAGACCGCAAACGCGCCATATACGCCCGCGCGGGCATTTCGGAATATTGGATCGTCAACCTCGCCGAGCGCTGTCTGGAAGTGTACCGAGATCCAATTGCCGTTCCTGGCCAAGCAAGTGTATACCGTTCAGCTCAGAAGCTCACTCCTGCCGATAGCTTGGTTCCCCTCGCCGCTCCTGCAGCCACAGTCACCGTCGCGGATTTGCTTCCCTAG
- a CDS encoding CRISPR-associated helicase Cas3 encodes MLELSAAAFSNFFTALWGHVPFQWQKDLAERVLSNQSEPWPQAIALPTASGKTACIDIAVFSLAAHVDSLAPPGQPLAAPRRIFFVVDRRVIVDEAYERARKIADRLRNANDGILHKIATRLRRLSRGEEPLACFQLRGGMYCSDAWAHSPVQPAVIASTVDQLGSRLLFRAYGRSHRAWPIQAGMAGNDALVLLDEAHCAQPFLETLQAVKKYRLWGDAVPKTPFHVVVMSATPPDRLSDVFRDNSEEPNTAGHPLGDRQLAEKPAELIQPTEKDKKLADQVKDTFKQLKDAKGSNAQRRLRKQLVTLRAEAGEILASALVTKAEALVAGCAVAAVIFANRIATARHAYKLLAARYGEAAVLLTGRMRPIDKDDTVAARLEALSAEHSKGRQLSSPIFVVATQTLEVGANLDFDVLVTECASLDALRQRFGRLNRMGRPIDGRGESGYPRGAKAAILIRADQGEKSEDDPVYGPALAETWKWLGKQAGKSKALNMSIMSLAGRLPSGEKLAELVAPAVHAPVMLPSHVDCWAQTAPEPAPTPDVAVFLHGPERAVADVQVCWRADLPIGSTANWIETLTLCPPASMECLPVQLATLRNWLVGDETAGSNDADVEGTSGEFLLEPEAGLGTSCVIRWRGRKDSEVISDPREIRPGDVVVIPAESGGWDVLGDLPAGPNGQPVLDWGDRAHRIARAKATLRLHPQVMSILPKTLSIERLRRLAADAANRLEVDPESLADDLRITFSGMTGDPVTPEWLREIASSLANDKKLARGLMLHPVDGLVVQGSKKLSAQPGETDAFSDEDDATASGTHRIGLAAHLDGVGDFARRFAEGCGLSKPLIDAVELAGRAHDLGKADPRFQAWLSGGNPWARGELLAKSSDMPQGRKANEKARQRAGYPEGGRHELLSVRLLERAADLLPRDDDYLRVLVLHLVGSHHGYCRPFTPVVIDDNPMDVAVNFQGRHLIHSSATGLECLDSGVAERFWMLTRHYGWWGLAWLEAIMRLADHRRSEAEQHNETGKQGEA; translated from the coding sequence ATGCTTGAATTGAGCGCCGCAGCCTTCAGCAATTTCTTTACTGCACTTTGGGGACATGTTCCGTTTCAATGGCAGAAGGACTTAGCTGAAAGGGTATTGTCAAATCAGTCCGAACCTTGGCCCCAGGCAATCGCACTGCCAACCGCCTCCGGCAAGACAGCCTGCATCGACATCGCCGTTTTCTCTTTGGCTGCACACGTAGACAGCCTAGCACCACCAGGGCAACCGTTGGCCGCTCCGCGGCGCATCTTCTTTGTTGTTGATCGCCGAGTGATTGTTGACGAAGCCTATGAGCGTGCCCGCAAAATTGCAGACCGGCTGCGAAACGCGAACGATGGGATTCTGCACAAGATAGCTACCCGACTGCGCCGACTTTCGAGAGGCGAAGAACCTTTAGCTTGTTTTCAGTTACGCGGCGGCATGTATTGTTCCGATGCCTGGGCACATTCGCCCGTTCAGCCTGCCGTAATCGCCAGCACAGTGGATCAACTGGGCTCGCGCCTGCTGTTCCGGGCCTACGGTCGTTCCCACCGTGCGTGGCCTATACAAGCAGGCATGGCCGGTAACGATGCGCTGGTGTTGCTCGACGAAGCCCATTGTGCCCAACCATTTCTGGAGACCTTACAGGCAGTAAAAAAATATCGCCTTTGGGGCGATGCCGTACCAAAGACGCCATTTCATGTTGTTGTCATGAGCGCCACGCCGCCGGATAGGCTGTCGGATGTGTTCCGGGACAACTCCGAGGAGCCGAATACTGCGGGTCATCCACTTGGCGATAGACAACTTGCAGAGAAACCCGCTGAGCTTATACAGCCAACTGAAAAAGATAAGAAACTTGCTGATCAGGTTAAAGATACTTTTAAACAACTGAAAGATGCCAAGGGCAGCAACGCGCAAAGACGTCTTCGCAAGCAGCTTGTCACACTGCGAGCGGAAGCCGGAGAGATACTTGCTTCCGCGCTGGTAACGAAAGCTGAAGCCCTGGTCGCGGGTTGCGCCGTCGCCGCTGTTATATTTGCCAACCGCATAGCTACTGCGCGGCACGCCTACAAATTGCTCGCAGCACGATATGGGGAGGCGGCCGTGTTGCTCACTGGACGTATGCGACCGATCGACAAAGACGATACGGTAGCAGCACGGCTGGAAGCCCTCTCCGCTGAACATTCAAAGGGGCGCCAGCTTTCCAGTCCTATATTTGTCGTCGCCACCCAGACGTTGGAAGTTGGCGCCAATTTGGATTTCGACGTATTGGTGACCGAGTGCGCGAGCTTGGATGCCTTGCGACAGCGCTTTGGGCGACTCAACCGAATGGGACGGCCAATCGATGGACGTGGCGAGTCCGGTTATCCTCGTGGTGCCAAGGCCGCCATTCTTATCCGGGCCGATCAAGGGGAGAAGAGCGAAGATGATCCGGTATATGGACCAGCACTTGCTGAGACATGGAAATGGCTGGGCAAGCAGGCGGGGAAATCTAAGGCGCTTAACATGAGTATTATGTCGTTAGCCGGGAGACTACCTAGCGGAGAGAAATTGGCGGAACTTGTCGCTCCTGCTGTGCATGCCCCGGTGATGCTTCCTTCTCATGTTGACTGCTGGGCGCAGACGGCCCCGGAGCCTGCACCTACGCCTGATGTTGCTGTCTTCTTGCACGGCCCAGAACGAGCCGTGGCTGATGTGCAAGTGTGTTGGCGGGCCGATCTTCCTATTGGTAGCACGGCGAACTGGATCGAAACGCTCACGCTGTGCCCACCTGCCTCAATGGAGTGTCTGCCGGTTCAGCTCGCCACTTTACGCAACTGGCTTGTTGGAGACGAAACTGCTGGTAGCAACGATGCCGATGTGGAGGGAACGAGCGGAGAGTTTCTTTTGGAGCCTGAAGCTGGGTTGGGCACTTCTTGTGTCATTCGTTGGCGTGGGCGGAAGGACTCGGAGGTCATCTCCGATCCACGAGAAATTCGTCCTGGTGATGTAGTGGTGATTCCTGCCGAATCGGGTGGGTGGGATGTCCTTGGTGATCTACCGGCTGGACCGAACGGACAACCCGTGCTGGATTGGGGTGATCGCGCACATCGCATAGCTCGAGCAAAAGCAACGCTTCGGTTACACCCGCAGGTCATGTCCATCCTTCCTAAAACATTATCGATAGAACGACTGCGTCGTCTTGCTGCGGACGCAGCGAATCGCCTTGAGGTAGATCCTGAGTCACTAGCCGATGATCTTCGAATAACTTTCTCAGGCATGACAGGCGATCCGGTTACTCCGGAATGGCTTCGGGAGATCGCATCAAGTCTCGCCAATGATAAGAAGCTCGCACGTGGCCTTATGCTGCACCCAGTGGACGGATTGGTGGTGCAGGGCAGCAAAAAGTTGTCTGCGCAGCCAGGCGAGACAGATGCATTCTCGGACGAGGACGATGCCACAGCTTCTGGCACACATCGCATAGGGCTTGCGGCACATCTTGACGGAGTGGGGGATTTTGCTCGTCGATTCGCGGAAGGGTGTGGTTTATCAAAGCCATTGATAGACGCTGTAGAGTTAGCAGGTCGGGCGCATGATCTCGGCAAGGCCGACCCGCGTTTTCAGGCGTGGCTCAGCGGTGGCAATCCTTGGGCAAGGGGTGAGTTACTCGCAAAGTCCTCGGATATGCCTCAAGGAAGAAAAGCCAACGAAAAGGCAAGACAGCGTGCGGGCTACCCTGAGGGCGGCCGACACGAACTGCTTTCTGTGCGTCTTCTCGAAAGAGCCGCCGACCTATTGCCACGAGACGATGACTATCTTCGGGTATTGGTGCTGCATTTGGTCGGCAGTCATCATGGGTACTGCCGGCCGTTTACGCCAGTCGTGATTGATGACAATCCGATGGATGTCGCCGTGAACTTTCAAGGTCGCCACTTGATTCATTCAAGCGCGACGGGGCTGGAATGTCTGGATTCCGGAGTAGCTGAGCGATTTTGGATGCTTACGCGCCATTACGGTTGGTGGGGGCTTGCATGGCTTGAAGCCATCATGCGATTGGCAGACCATCGGCGCAGTGAAGCGGAACAACACAATGAAACTGGGAAGCAGGGTGAAGCATGA
- a CDS encoding CRISPR-associated RecB family exonuclease Cas4 / CRISPR-associated protein Cas1 yields the protein MGGDMPLLPARMINEFAYCPRLAYFEWVDGEFADNAETTEGRFHHRRVDQTPARKPRQVESEDKGEDTIHQRSVWLSSERLGVTAKIDLVEGEGNRVVPVDYKRGKRPHTAQGAWEPERVQLCVQGLLLQEQGYACDRGVLYFVGSRERVDVLFDEELVARTLELVQGMRAMTTATIAPPPLVDSPKCPRCSLVGLCLPDEVGWLKAPHGGEEPALRKLVPTNDDALPLYVQTPGAKLAKDGECLKVKDHDEVIGEARLVETSQVVLYGTVQVSTQVVQELCKRGIPLVYCSSGGWFYGMTTGLLHKHIDLRRRQYATAADQERCLGLARRFVQAKIANSRTLLRRNHRAAPDMVIQDLKRDQVQAGVADSLQSLLGIEGTAARRYFSEFSGMLKEAEPGARFDFDGRNRRPPRDPVNAMLSLLYSMLAREWTVVLQSVGLDPYLGFYHQPRYGRPALAFDMMEEFRPLIADSAVLTAINNGEIRPSDWIERMGSVALTTDGRRRLIETYERRMGQEITHPVFGYQISYRRVLEVQARLLGRYLLGEIPELPPFTTR from the coding sequence ATGGGGGGCGACATGCCGTTGCTCCCCGCGCGGATGATCAATGAGTTTGCCTACTGTCCGCGATTGGCCTATTTCGAATGGGTCGATGGGGAGTTTGCCGACAACGCCGAGACGACTGAGGGACGCTTTCACCACCGACGCGTGGACCAAACACCGGCAAGGAAACCGCGTCAGGTTGAGAGCGAGGACAAAGGTGAGGACACAATCCATCAACGTTCCGTTTGGCTCTCGTCGGAACGGCTGGGCGTCACGGCAAAAATCGATCTTGTTGAGGGAGAGGGCAACAGGGTCGTGCCGGTCGATTACAAGCGTGGGAAGCGTCCGCACACCGCGCAAGGGGCCTGGGAACCTGAACGCGTCCAGTTGTGCGTGCAAGGTCTTTTGCTCCAGGAACAGGGGTATGCGTGCGATCGCGGAGTCCTGTATTTCGTGGGGTCCCGCGAACGGGTGGACGTACTTTTCGACGAAGAATTGGTTGCCCGCACGTTGGAGCTCGTTCAGGGCATGAGGGCGATGACCACCGCCACCATCGCTCCTCCCCCGCTGGTCGATAGTCCCAAATGCCCGCGCTGTTCTCTGGTGGGACTCTGTTTGCCGGACGAAGTTGGGTGGCTAAAGGCGCCGCATGGAGGGGAGGAACCGGCTCTACGAAAACTGGTTCCCACGAACGATGATGCCCTGCCGCTTTATGTGCAGACACCCGGCGCCAAGTTGGCAAAGGACGGTGAGTGCCTGAAGGTCAAAGATCACGACGAGGTGATTGGAGAGGCCCGTTTGGTGGAAACCTCTCAAGTCGTGCTCTATGGAACCGTCCAGGTAAGCACGCAGGTTGTGCAGGAATTATGTAAACGGGGCATTCCCTTGGTCTATTGCTCCAGCGGCGGCTGGTTCTACGGAATGACCACCGGTCTCCTCCACAAACACATCGATCTCCGTAGACGACAATACGCGACGGCAGCCGATCAGGAACGGTGCCTCGGGCTTGCCCGGCGATTCGTCCAAGCGAAAATCGCCAATTCCCGAACGTTGCTTCGGCGGAATCATCGCGCTGCACCGGACATGGTGATTCAGGATTTAAAACGAGATCAGGTGCAAGCGGGTGTTGCGGATTCTTTGCAGTCATTGCTCGGTATCGAGGGCACGGCGGCTCGCCGTTATTTCTCGGAATTTTCCGGAATGTTGAAGGAAGCAGAGCCGGGCGCACGGTTCGATTTCGACGGGCGAAACCGCCGCCCGCCGCGCGATCCGGTCAACGCCATGCTTTCGCTGCTCTATTCGATGCTCGCACGTGAATGGACGGTCGTGTTGCAGAGCGTGGGTCTTGATCCTTACCTGGGGTTTTATCATCAACCGCGGTACGGACGGCCGGCGCTGGCGTTCGATATGATGGAGGAATTCCGCCCGCTCATTGCGGATTCTGCCGTCTTGACGGCCATCAACAACGGAGAGATCCGCCCGAGCGATTGGATCGAACGCATGGGTTCGGTGGCGTTGACGACGGATGGCCGGCGCCGACTGATCGAAACCTATGAGAGGCGGATGGGCCAGGAGATCACCCATCCGGTCTTCGGCTACCAGATCAGCTATCGCCGTGTGCTGGAAGTGCAGGCTCGGCTGCTAGGTCGATATCTCCTCGGCGAGATTCCAGAGCTTCCTCCCTTTACCACGCGATAA
- a CDS encoding CRISPR-associated protein Csb2: MFGLGIDYLNGWAMAAADGPKKERAEWPPHPDRVFMALAAAWFETDQDAAEGDAIRWLEQLKPPGIAASETEFRDVVTSYVPANDVELAGRKKLDGVLANPQSSLKDLKAAGLTLAAEFRPRQERSFPVAIPHDPIVHLIWNEDLPNVHREPLTRLCGKVVSIGHSASFVQMWLTDSPPVPTLVVRDGVTRQRLRVFKQGRLDYLSRTCGRKSHITRVDDLWTQEQAATGAPRNKLKKSRETYLYGIVERLRPNPWDYAGYDKPLAEPAKKIQGSIFDPRLVILSLSGKRLLLPATLRLTEALRGALMAGTQSPLPEWLSGHALDGGRSEQPHVAFIPLPFVGREHADGRLLGVALALPRSVSQPEAAHVLRHWLRNESELPRHHRLFDGKWFECAVELETGESPSWSLRPEIWTGPARAWASVTPVVLDRHFDGKDKWNRAAENTKDACERVGLPRPQEVLLHTVSMFEGVPRSTDFPCLIRKKDGGRMHHAHAVIVFEEDVEGPVLVGAGRYRGYGLCRPLLQGDGDHA, translated from the coding sequence ATGTTCGGCCTTGGCATTGATTATCTGAATGGATGGGCGATGGCCGCAGCGGATGGACCGAAGAAAGAGCGCGCAGAATGGCCGCCTCATCCGGATCGCGTCTTTATGGCATTGGCTGCGGCTTGGTTTGAAACAGACCAGGATGCTGCTGAGGGCGACGCAATCCGTTGGTTGGAACAACTCAAGCCCCCGGGAATTGCAGCTTCTGAAACTGAGTTTCGGGATGTGGTCACGAGTTACGTGCCGGCAAACGACGTGGAACTGGCCGGACGCAAAAAGCTCGACGGCGTGCTTGCCAATCCGCAATCCTCACTCAAGGATTTGAAGGCTGCTGGTTTGACACTAGCTGCAGAGTTTCGTCCCAGGCAGGAACGCTCCTTCCCAGTCGCCATCCCCCATGACCCAATTGTTCATCTGATATGGAACGAGGACTTGCCAAATGTTCATCGTGAGCCCCTCACCCGCCTTTGCGGCAAGGTGGTCTCTATCGGTCATTCCGCATCGTTCGTGCAGATGTGGTTAACCGATTCCCCACCGGTCCCCACTCTTGTCGTGCGCGACGGTGTGACCCGCCAGCGTTTACGTGTTTTTAAGCAGGGACGACTCGATTACTTGTCTAGAACATGCGGAAGGAAGTCTCACATCACGCGGGTTGATGACTTGTGGACGCAGGAGCAAGCGGCTACGGGGGCGCCGAGAAACAAACTTAAGAAATCCAGAGAAACCTATCTCTACGGTATCGTCGAGCGACTGCGCCCCAATCCTTGGGACTACGCGGGATACGACAAACCGTTGGCCGAACCAGCAAAGAAGATTCAAGGCAGCATCTTTGATCCCCGCTTGGTGATATTGAGCCTCTCGGGAAAGCGATTGTTGCTTCCGGCTACGCTTAGGCTTACTGAGGCCTTACGTGGAGCATTGATGGCCGGCACTCAATCGCCGCTGCCGGAATGGCTGTCCGGTCATGCGTTGGATGGCGGGCGCAGCGAGCAACCGCACGTCGCATTCATACCTTTGCCATTTGTCGGAAGGGAACACGCTGATGGTCGGCTACTGGGGGTCGCTCTGGCATTGCCTCGATCAGTTTCACAGCCCGAAGCGGCACATGTCCTTAGACATTGGTTGCGCAATGAATCCGAACTCCCCAGACATCATCGTCTCTTCGATGGAAAATGGTTCGAATGCGCTGTGGAACTGGAGACTGGCGAATCACCGTCTTGGAGTTTGAGGCCGGAGATCTGGACAGGCCCGGCGCGCGCATGGGCCAGTGTTACACCAGTGGTGTTAGATCGCCATTTCGATGGCAAAGATAAGTGGAATCGTGCAGCAGAAAATACGAAAGACGCGTGTGAACGCGTGGGCTTGCCACGGCCACAAGAAGTTCTCTTGCATACCGTATCCATGTTTGAGGGAGTTCCGAGAAGCACCGACTTCCCTTGTTTGATCCGCAAGAAAGATGGTGGGCGCATGCACCATGCTCATGCTGTGATCGTTTTTGAAGAAGACGTTGAGGGTCCTGTGCTCGTTGGCGCCGGACGGTATCGTGGCTATGGTCTCTGCCGTCCCTTGCTGCAGGGAGACGGAGACCATGCTTGA